A DNA window from Rhizobium sp. NXC14 contains the following coding sequences:
- a CDS encoding glycosyltransferase family 2 protein yields MSYRASVASISHYAKARLRRSLKARQVRYDVLRSGLIQARHVVICVIRDEGHRLAFFLQYYRDLGFEHFICIDNGSADGTAELLSGFDDVSLLSAHGSYKAARFGNDWINEVINRHCQEKWVLYVDADEFLVYPHCDTRPIDQLTAYIESTGGHSLRSVMIDMYSERPVLENICEPGRNPLEVCNLFDRSGYVAHFDDRNRTTWIKGGVRGRIYFRDRLWDGPALNKIPLVYVTGERLFLKSSHQVWPLSLNLGDMRGAICVSGALLHFKFLSTFVHKVADAEHVSQHTEEYTVYSADKGMGGFVCDDTGTYASWRDLSDHGLIQGEGWKYWKNVSGDEIETVQQNMPGSAQRHPQRRHENRYDPASLGSAS; encoded by the coding sequence ATGAGTTATCGGGCTTCCGTCGCCAGTATCTCGCATTACGCAAAAGCCCGCCTGCGCCGGTCACTCAAGGCTCGGCAAGTTCGCTATGACGTGCTGCGCAGTGGGCTCATACAGGCCCGCCACGTCGTCATCTGCGTCATCCGTGACGAGGGCCATCGGCTGGCATTCTTCCTGCAATATTATCGCGATCTCGGTTTCGAGCACTTCATCTGCATCGACAACGGCTCGGCGGATGGAACGGCAGAATTGCTGTCCGGTTTCGACGATGTCTCGCTTCTCTCGGCTCATGGCTCCTACAAGGCGGCAAGGTTCGGAAACGACTGGATCAATGAGGTCATCAACCGGCACTGTCAGGAGAAATGGGTTCTTTATGTCGATGCAGACGAGTTCCTGGTCTACCCGCATTGCGACACTCGGCCAATCGATCAGCTGACCGCCTATATCGAATCCACCGGCGGTCATTCCCTCCGCTCGGTCATGATCGACATGTACAGCGAGCGTCCCGTTCTCGAAAACATATGTGAACCCGGCCGCAACCCGCTCGAAGTCTGCAATCTATTCGACCGGTCCGGCTACGTCGCACATTTCGACGACCGCAACAGGACAACGTGGATCAAAGGGGGCGTCCGCGGACGCATCTATTTTCGCGATCGGCTCTGGGACGGGCCGGCGCTGAACAAGATCCCGCTCGTATATGTGACAGGTGAACGGCTGTTTCTCAAATCATCACACCAGGTCTGGCCGCTCTCCCTGAATCTGGGCGACATGCGCGGCGCGATTTGCGTATCCGGCGCGCTTCTCCACTTCAAATTCCTATCGACCTTCGTGCACAAGGTTGCCGATGCCGAGCATGTTTCTCAGCATACGGAAGAATACACTGTTTACTCCGCTGATAAGGGGATGGGCGGCTTCGTCTGTGACGATACAGGCACTTACGCAAGCTGGAGGGACTTGTCCGATCATGGGCTCATTCAAGGCGAAGGCTGGAAATATTGGAAGAATGTCTCCGGGGACGAAATCGAAACAGTCCAGCAGAACATGCCTGGTTCAGCGCAGCGACACCCGCAGAGAAGGCATGAAAATCGCTACGACCCTGCCTCCCTTGGATCGGCATCTTGA
- a CDS encoding polysaccharide biosynthesis/export family protein: MQSTFLADRVVSALALLVFCCMTGWSVARAQTFTLVAEDKVRLRVVEWRSADSRYASWEALDGVYTIDDTGDLSIPIAGHVQASGKTSEELADAIASALAEKAELPGKPYIAVEVAEHAPIFVTGTVQIPGRYPFEPRMTVMKAISIAGGFLREREDNTYFERDRIQAAGAFRTAVLNRRDLLMRQARLRAEIAGAQSFEIPAELVGTPDVDNLKAQELNLMRLRRVDIDSQIEAANDLARLYGQQVESLEAKISSQKRQIDLAQKELDNVNSLVSKGLVSNSRQVSVDRWVADAQGTLIDLEVALTTARQGLSEADRSKINIVNRQNSENQELLNQVNLAIGRAAIDIQVAQLLGEQAGYDAQLAQMNTEAPGIGRAQKNYRIVRRNSDGTSSNIVADEQTALLPHDLVEIGLDTNLQAPTSPIRPLPQAQSSTLPSSDVAGDDRAGHGWISQTGSN, encoded by the coding sequence GAAGACAAGGTCAGACTTCGTGTCGTCGAATGGCGTTCAGCGGATTCCCGCTATGCCAGCTGGGAAGCTCTCGATGGCGTCTATACCATCGACGATACTGGTGATTTGTCGATCCCGATCGCTGGCCATGTACAGGCGTCTGGAAAAACATCCGAAGAACTCGCCGATGCCATCGCCAGCGCGCTCGCCGAAAAGGCGGAACTTCCTGGCAAGCCATACATCGCCGTGGAGGTTGCCGAGCATGCTCCGATATTTGTGACCGGCACCGTTCAAATTCCGGGACGCTACCCTTTTGAACCGCGGATGACGGTCATGAAGGCCATCAGCATCGCTGGCGGCTTTCTGCGGGAACGCGAGGACAATACTTATTTCGAACGCGACCGGATTCAGGCAGCCGGGGCCTTTCGGACCGCCGTCCTCAACCGGCGGGATCTCCTGATGCGGCAGGCCCGGCTGCGGGCGGAAATCGCCGGTGCGCAGAGTTTCGAGATTCCTGCCGAACTCGTGGGAACGCCCGACGTCGACAATCTGAAGGCACAGGAATTGAACCTGATGCGGCTGCGTCGCGTCGATATCGATAGCCAGATCGAAGCGGCGAATGACCTCGCCCGCCTCTATGGTCAGCAGGTCGAGTCGCTCGAGGCCAAGATCAGTTCGCAAAAGCGGCAGATTGACCTTGCCCAAAAGGAACTGGACAACGTCAACAGCCTGGTGAGCAAGGGGTTGGTCAGCAATTCTCGCCAGGTGTCTGTCGACCGCTGGGTTGCGGATGCCCAAGGTACCCTGATTGATCTCGAAGTTGCGCTGACCACGGCTCGGCAGGGCCTCAGTGAGGCCGACCGTTCCAAGATCAATATCGTCAATAGGCAGAACAGCGAAAACCAGGAGTTGCTGAATCAGGTCAACCTCGCGATCGGCAGAGCGGCGATCGATATCCAGGTGGCGCAGCTTCTTGGCGAGCAGGCCGGCTACGACGCTCAACTTGCTCAGATGAACACGGAGGCGCCGGGTATTGGCAGAGCGCAGAAGAACTACAGGATTGTGCGTCGCAATAGCGATGGAACCTCCAGCAACATCGTTGCCGACGAGCAAACCGCATTGCTGCCGCATGATCTTGTCGAGATCGGTTTGGACACCAATCTTCAGGCGCCGACTTCGCCTATACGGCCCCTACCCCAGGCCCAGAGCTCGACACTCCCGTCGTCTGATGTGGCCGGCGATGATCGAGCGGGTCACGGTTGGATATCCCAGACGGGCTCGAATTAG
- a CDS encoding acyltransferase, giving the protein MVLGEKLDLAKGRPTGFDYMRLLLAFSVLWIHTARVTYGDDLFLWETPLRPFIKSVLPMFFALSGFLVAGSLARSKTLISFLGNRFIRIYPALAVEVLLAAFILGAIYTEYDLSNYFTDPQFFAYLLNVTGHIHFNLPGVFLNNPDAAMVNGQLWTVPFELECYVAIAVLFLLGVVKRRAMALVATTALIVGFGLARYWKHESNWASMPTTASGNLLIGAFLVGVTIYLYKDKILWDVRIFIASVAVILWAYWFSSFGDFVAIPAIGYVTVFLGLTSPRKLGVLQGADYSYGVFLYGYPIQQAFVALGPWAHNWWLNGIVCSLIVTCFAAFSWRFIEKPALGLRKQVTWLENLYLQRGSRRELAGAVLK; this is encoded by the coding sequence ATGGTTCTCGGTGAAAAGCTTGACCTGGCGAAGGGGCGGCCGACAGGATTCGATTACATGCGATTGCTGTTGGCCTTTTCGGTGCTTTGGATACATACGGCTCGTGTCACCTATGGCGATGATCTGTTTTTGTGGGAAACGCCCCTGCGGCCCTTTATCAAGTCGGTACTGCCCATGTTCTTCGCCTTGAGCGGGTTCCTGGTCGCCGGCAGTCTCGCGCGGTCGAAGACGTTGATCTCCTTTCTTGGCAATCGATTTATCCGGATTTACCCCGCCCTCGCAGTGGAAGTGTTGCTGGCTGCTTTTATACTTGGAGCGATCTATACCGAGTATGACCTCAGTAACTACTTCACCGACCCCCAGTTTTTTGCATATCTGCTGAATGTCACCGGACACATTCACTTCAATCTTCCGGGGGTGTTCCTGAACAATCCGGACGCCGCGATGGTAAATGGCCAGCTCTGGACCGTGCCTTTCGAACTTGAATGTTACGTCGCGATCGCCGTGCTTTTTCTGCTCGGCGTGGTCAAGCGGCGTGCAATGGCGCTGGTGGCAACGACGGCGTTGATCGTGGGGTTTGGGCTTGCGAGATATTGGAAGCACGAGAGCAACTGGGCATCCATGCCGACCACCGCGTCGGGGAATCTGCTGATCGGCGCCTTCCTCGTGGGCGTGACGATTTATCTCTACAAGGACAAGATTCTGTGGGATGTCCGCATCTTCATCGCTTCCGTTGCCGTCATATTGTGGGCTTACTGGTTCAGCTCTTTTGGGGACTTCGTTGCCATTCCGGCTATTGGATATGTAACGGTCTTTCTCGGCCTCACCTCGCCCCGCAAGCTCGGAGTGCTTCAGGGGGCCGACTATTCCTATGGCGTATTCCTATATGGCTATCCCATCCAGCAGGCCTTCGTCGCGCTCGGACCGTGGGCGCATAACTGGTGGCTGAATGGGATCGTCTGCAGCCTCATTGTCACTTGTTTTGCCGCCTTCTCGTGGCGATTCATCGAAAAGCCTGCGTTGGGGTTGAGGAAACAGGTGACCTGGCTTGAGAACCTGTACCTGCAGCGCGGTTCAAGACGGGAGTTGGCCGGCGCGGTTTTGAAATAG
- a CDS encoding glycosyltransferase: MNNQCVVYVTDVEYSFPTILSALQARKFASSATDVCVLMSERLDNFGELKALLAASGVELADATDALQDSLGKLDSSHFQGRISVSTMAKLVLCEILPTHYSQIIYLDGDTQIVSDLGKLENANVPEGRFFAARDYTAIQDFLNTGKDNHYFNAGVLKFHRNGWIGQEALELFARNPEACEGKHDQGALNYVCGSSLILVSNRWNFPKQFLHLVNMSSLAIVHYMAHPKPWHGTFFPWTDRESQVYADLRRAHPIYSALYRGISLDRKILYKYRSIRARLEHAIERNGAHPRVQNLLVGDYAV; the protein is encoded by the coding sequence ATGAACAATCAGTGCGTTGTCTACGTCACGGATGTGGAATATTCATTTCCGACTATCCTTTCCGCGCTTCAGGCTCGCAAATTCGCAAGTTCCGCAACCGACGTTTGCGTGCTTATGTCTGAACGTCTCGACAATTTCGGCGAGTTGAAGGCCCTGCTCGCCGCGAGCGGCGTCGAATTGGCAGATGCGACCGACGCACTGCAGGATTCGCTCGGCAAGCTTGACAGTTCGCATTTTCAGGGGCGCATCAGCGTCAGCACGATGGCCAAACTAGTCCTTTGCGAGATCCTGCCCACCCATTACAGCCAGATCATCTATCTCGATGGCGATACCCAGATCGTCAGCGATCTCGGCAAACTCGAAAACGCCAACGTGCCTGAAGGCCGGTTTTTCGCGGCCCGCGATTACACGGCAATCCAGGACTTCCTCAACACTGGGAAGGACAACCACTACTTCAATGCAGGGGTCCTGAAATTCCATCGCAACGGCTGGATCGGACAGGAGGCGCTTGAGCTTTTTGCCAGAAATCCCGAGGCTTGCGAGGGCAAACATGATCAGGGCGCATTAAATTATGTTTGCGGTTCGTCGCTCATCCTCGTGTCCAACCGCTGGAACTTTCCCAAGCAGTTTCTGCATCTGGTGAACATGTCGTCACTGGCGATCGTCCACTATATGGCGCATCCAAAGCCATGGCATGGGACCTTCTTTCCATGGACAGATCGTGAAAGCCAAGTCTATGCCGATCTGCGCAGAGCGCATCCGATTTACAGCGCGCTCTATCGCGGAATAAGCCTCGATCGGAAGATACTCTATAAATATCGGTCGATACGGGCACGCCTCGAACACGCAATCGAAAGGAACGGCGCCCACCCGCGGGTTCAGAACCTGCTGGTTGGCGACTACGCAGTATGA